DNA sequence from the Lycium barbarum isolate Lr01 chromosome 5, ASM1917538v2, whole genome shotgun sequence genome:
TGAATTCAGACTAGGGGCGTGTGAGAATGCAAAGCTATATAAGGAGAAGACTAAGAGATGGCACGACAAGCATGTCCAGCATCGTGAGTTTGTGCCAGGGCAGCAGGTACTACTCTTTAACTCGAGACTGAGGTTGTTTCCGGGCAAACATAAGTCCCGTTGGTCTGGACCATTTGTAGTGACTAGAATCACACCCCATGGTGCAGTCGAGATACAAACCATGGATGGGGTGTGCAAGTTCTTGGTGAATGGGCAGCGTCTCAAGCGATATTGGGGCGGAGATTTTGACAAAGAGAAGGAGAAAGTGCTCCTTAATGATGAGTAGAAAAGAATCTGCGTCGTGCCACGACGTTAACTAAGGCGCTTCTCGGGCGGCAACCCGAGTTTGTAATGTAACaattcaaaataataataaaaaaaagtacaaaaaagtgtcgtgccacgaccttaactaaggcgctggttgggaggcaacccaacttttgtagcatatatgtcatgtttgttcatgttgcagggcGATGGGAGGCACAGGAACCCGAAACGAATGTAAAACAGTAAGAATCGAGATCCAGGTTTGTGTATGTTTTGCCTATGCGTCGCATGGGCATCGCACACGAGGTAAGCAGACCAAAAATTTGGCTAAGTAAAAGTTCAGAAGGGGAGGGGGTGTTGTGCGTTAGTTATgcgtcgcatggccagcgcatgatcTGCACTCAGAGCCAAAAAATTTCTAAGTATAAAGTTCAGAAGGAGGGGGGCCTGTTGTGCGCTGGGTACGCGACACAAGGCCAACGCACGGGTCGACTCAGTTCGAATTCCTTTAAAAGAATAAGACACGGATGACCCTCCAATAACCCTCACTTCTCACAAACTTTCACCCTCCCTCTACAAAACACCCCCACTCCAACCCAAATCCTAAAACCCTTCTCCCAATCCCTTTCAACTATAAGGAAGGTAGTGTCAATCATCTCACATTACAATACAAGGTAAGATTTCGTATGCTTTCACTCATGGAAACCCTTTCCCTTTTTCCCCTTTGTGTTGGTATGGAAGATTGATAAACCATGGTTGATGGGGTTGGGCAAATTGGGGTGAGGGTTTGGTATTGCTGTGTGGCAATGGGTGTTGGATGTAAGAACAATGATTCCCAAAAATAAGGGAGGGTTTTAtaatcctccattgttgcaaaACTCCAAGGGATAGTCCTATGCCCATAAGTTGTTTGATAAAATTCCTCAATCAAGTTTCTTATGAtttttgtgaagtcttgagtagcaaataAACTTGAAACAACATTCAAAACCATGGGACATTGCCATGAACAACTGTAGGTCCTCCAACATGATTTTCCTTGTTTTGTAGAATAGTTTTTTTTTGAGTCGTTTTTCTTTTTGAATCTTTGGTCTCATTAATTTTGTTCGTTTTAGTCTCTAGATTAGTTAACTTCTTTGTTTCATATTTTTTTCACCATAGTTTGTAGTAAGTGTGGCGTTTTTCACGATCCCACACTTGGGCTTAACTTGCGAGTGACAAAGTGAAGTGTTAGCGTACAATAAGTGTGGGGTCGTTTCACGACCCCACTTGGGCTAAATTTGCTAATACCGTTGGATGGTTGTGTTGTGTATCTCTACAGGTACAATGGTGACCAAGGGAAAAGGTAAAGTTGACGAGTCGGGCCCCTCACAAGGTTCCAAGAGGAGTAGAGAGGGCAAGCACACCGCGACTAATAAAGGGGCAACAACTCGTAGTGGCAAGAAACCAGTGGTTCCTATCCCTCGGGCTTCTTCCCAGAGGCCGCGGCCCACCTTCCACGGGACTGGTTGGCAGAAGAATGGTACAAA
Encoded proteins:
- the LOC132639447 gene encoding uncharacterized protein LOC132639447, whose translation is MISDGDAHFCNNLLKNLLAKYGVKHKVSTAYHTQTYGQVEVSNREVKQILEKTVNVQRKDWAMKLDDSLWAYLIAYKNPIGASPYRLGACENAKLYKEKTKRWHDKHVQHREFVPGQQVLLFNSRLRLFPGKHKSRWSGPFVVTRITPHGAVEIQTMDGVCKFLVNGQRLKRYWGGDFDKEKEKVLLNDE